A stretch of DNA from Candidatus Schekmanbacteria bacterium:
ATCTCCTCAAAAAAATAATTGTTCTCTCTAAATACATCTACCGCTTCATTACATAGCAGTAGTCGTAACTAAAATAAATCTTACAAGGAAGAAAATAGTTTATTAACAATGTTAAGTCAAACAATAAAAAAAGAGCCCCTACAAAGGGGCTCTTCCTATTCTTTTTCTTCAAACCAAAATTATTTCTTTATTAGATGAAGCTCAGTAACGACCCTTCTATTTTTTGCTCGCCCTTCCCTTGTCTTATTGTCCGCTACAGGTTCACTTTCACCTTTCCCTATTGCTTCAATT
This window harbors:
- a CDS encoding OmpA family protein encodes the protein IGHTDSIGSEKYNQKLSEKRAEAVKNYYVEKGVDASIIEAIGKGESEPVADNKTREGRAKNRRVVTELHLIKK